A part of Caretta caretta isolate rCarCar2 chromosome 1, rCarCar1.hap1, whole genome shotgun sequence genomic DNA contains:
- the RPS16 gene encoding small ribosomal subunit protein uS9: MPAKGPLQSVQVFGRKKTATAVAHCKRGNGLIKVNGRPLEMIEPRTLQYKLLEPVLLLGKERFAGVDIRVRVKGGGHVAQIYAIRQSISKALVAYYQKYVDEASKKEIKDILIQYDRTLLVADPRRCESKKFGGPGARARYQKSYR; the protein is encoded by the exons ATGCCGGCCAAGGGGCCCCTGCAGAGCGTCCAGGTCTTCGGGCGGAAG AAAACAGCAACTGCTGTTGCTCACTGTAAAAGAGGAAATGGTctcattaaagtgaatggaaGACCCCTGGAAATGATTGAGCCTAGAACCCTACAGTACAAA CTGCTTGAACCTGTTCTCCTCCTGGGCAAGGAACGCTTTGCTGGTGTTGACATCAGAGTCCGTGTCAAGGGTGGCGGCCATGTAGCGCAAATCTACG CAATTCGTCAATCTATTTCCAAAGCATTGGTGGCTTATTATCAGAAGT ATGTTGATGAAGCTTCCAAGAAGGAAATCAAGGACATCTTAATCCAGTATGATAGGACCTTACTGGTTGCAGATCCTCGTCGCTGCGAGTCCAAGAAGTTTGGTGGACCTGGTGCCCGTGCACGCTACCAGAAGTCTTACCGTTAA